Proteins found in one Microcella daejeonensis genomic segment:
- a CDS encoding DEAD/DEAH box helicase → MTPPETTATTEADSAPTITFAELGLSDDVMTALKEVGYEHPSAIQAATIPTLLNGRDVVGLAQTGTGKTAAFALPILSRLDLAQKTPQALVLAPTRELALQVCEAFEKYASAMRGVHVLPVYGGQAYGVQLSALRRGVHIVVGTPGRIMDHLDKGTLDLSELKYLVLDEADEMLKMGFAEDVETILADTPDDKQVALFSATMPAAIRRISKQYLNDPDEITVKTKTTTSVNTTQRYLMVSYPQKVDALTRILEVENFEGMIVFVRTKNETETLAEKLRARGYSAQAINGDVAQVQRERTVEQLKSGALDILVATDVAARGLDVERISHVINYDIPIDTESYVHRIGRTGRAGRSGDAISFVTPRERRLLDAIERATRQPLTQMQLPSVDDVNATRLSRFDDAITEALQNAELMSVFRDVIGHYVEHHDVPEADVAAALAVVSQGGTPLLLTKDDLRPPRENRPERDARSGDDRGERQPRRSREGQSALVPYRIEVGRRHRVEPRQIVGALANEGGLSRDDFGAIKIMPDFSIVELPASLSSETMRKLESTRISGQLISLQLDRGPRGKRPARDGDDRPARKPRY, encoded by the coding sequence ATGACGCCTCCTGAGACGACCGCCACCACCGAGGCCGATAGCGCGCCCACCATCACCTTCGCCGAGCTGGGCCTGAGCGACGACGTCATGACGGCGCTCAAGGAGGTCGGCTACGAGCACCCCTCCGCCATCCAGGCCGCGACCATCCCGACCCTGCTGAACGGGCGCGACGTCGTCGGGCTCGCCCAGACCGGAACCGGCAAGACCGCCGCCTTCGCGCTGCCGATCCTCTCGCGGCTCGACCTGGCGCAGAAGACCCCGCAGGCCCTCGTGCTCGCCCCCACCCGCGAGCTCGCGCTGCAGGTCTGCGAGGCCTTCGAGAAGTACGCCTCCGCCATGCGCGGCGTGCACGTGCTGCCCGTCTACGGCGGCCAGGCCTACGGCGTGCAGCTCTCGGCCCTGCGCCGCGGCGTGCACATCGTCGTCGGCACCCCCGGTCGCATCATGGACCACCTCGACAAGGGCACCCTCGACCTCAGCGAGCTCAAGTACCTCGTGCTCGACGAGGCCGACGAGATGCTCAAGATGGGCTTCGCGGAGGACGTCGAGACGATCCTCGCCGACACCCCCGACGACAAGCAGGTCGCCCTGTTCTCGGCGACGATGCCCGCCGCGATCCGCCGCATCTCGAAGCAGTACCTCAACGACCCCGACGAGATCACGGTCAAGACCAAGACCACGACCTCGGTCAACACGACCCAGCGCTACCTGATGGTCTCGTACCCGCAGAAGGTCGACGCCCTCACGCGCATCCTCGAGGTCGAGAACTTCGAGGGCATGATCGTCTTCGTCCGCACGAAGAACGAGACCGAGACGCTCGCCGAGAAGCTGCGCGCTCGCGGCTACTCGGCCCAGGCCATCAACGGCGACGTCGCCCAGGTGCAGCGCGAGCGCACCGTCGAGCAGCTCAAGTCGGGCGCCCTCGACATCCTCGTCGCCACCGACGTCGCCGCCCGCGGCCTCGACGTCGAGCGCATCAGCCACGTCATCAACTACGACATCCCGATCGACACCGAGTCGTACGTGCACCGCATCGGCCGCACGGGCCGCGCCGGCCGCTCGGGCGACGCGATCAGCTTCGTCACCCCGCGCGAGCGCCGCCTGCTCGACGCCATCGAGCGGGCCACCCGCCAGCCGCTCACGCAGATGCAGCTTCCGAGCGTCGACGACGTCAACGCCACGCGCCTCAGCCGCTTCGACGACGCCATCACCGAGGCGCTGCAGAACGCCGAGCTCATGAGCGTGTTCCGCGACGTCATCGGCCACTACGTCGAGCACCACGACGTTCCCGAGGCCGACGTGGCCGCGGCCCTCGCCGTCGTCTCGCAGGGCGGCACCCCGCTGCTGCTCACGAAGGACGACCTGCGCCCGCCGCGCGAGAACCGCCCCGAGCGGGATGCCCGTTCCGGCGACGATCGCGGCGAGCGGCAGCCCCGCCGCAGCCGCGAGGGCCAGTCGGCTCTGGTGCCGTACCGCATCGAGGTCGGCCGCCGCCACCGCGTCGAGCCCCGGCAGATCGTGGGAGCGCTCGCCAACGAGGGCGGCCTCAGCCGCGACGACTTCGGCGCGATCAAGATCATGCCGGACTTCTCGATCGTCGAGCTGCCGGCGTCGCTCTCGTCGGAGACCATGCGCAAGCTCGAGTCGACCCGCATCAGCGGGCAGCTGATCTCGCTGCAGCTCGACCGCGGCCCGCGCGGCAAGCGCCCCGCGCGCGACGGCGACGACCGCCCGGCCCGCAAGCCGCGCTACTAG
- a CDS encoding ArsR/SmtB family transcription factor yields MVVQTEADEATDRLFQALADATRRDILARAAVDELSVSALAAGYAMSFAAVQKHVAVLVRAGLVTKRRRGREQLVHVDPEPLERARALLEQYESLWRHRAAGMERLLAEG; encoded by the coding sequence ATGGTTGTACAAACAGAGGCCGACGAGGCCACCGACCGCCTGTTCCAGGCGCTCGCCGATGCCACCCGGCGCGACATCCTCGCCCGGGCGGCCGTCGACGAGCTCTCGGTCAGCGCCCTCGCGGCCGGCTACGCGATGAGCTTCGCGGCGGTGCAGAAGCACGTCGCCGTGCTCGTGCGCGCCGGCCTCGTCACGAAGCGGCGCCGCGGCAGGGAGCAGCTCGTGCACGTCGACCCCGAACCCCTCGAGCGCGCCCGTGCGCTGCTCGAGCAGTACGAGAGCCTCTGGCGGCACCGCGCCGCCGGCATGGAGCGGCTGCTGGCCGAGGGCTGA
- a CDS encoding helix-turn-helix domain-containing protein translates to MTTSELLLHPVRLRIVQAMLGHAQTTTRELADRLGDVAPATLYRHVAALVDGGVIEVVAETRVRGATERSLRLDVSRTSVDPDDDGLVDAGRARAGFLAYLASLASAFDDYLAAPRSTLEADLVGFRQVAVFATDEEWREVAATIRDALLPLTERAERPDGARRRILGTVSLPVD, encoded by the coding sequence ATGACGACGTCCGAGCTGCTGCTGCACCCCGTCCGCCTCCGCATCGTCCAGGCGATGCTCGGGCACGCGCAGACCACGACGCGCGAGCTCGCCGACCGCTTGGGCGACGTCGCGCCGGCGACCCTCTACCGGCACGTCGCCGCGCTCGTCGACGGCGGGGTGATCGAGGTCGTCGCCGAGACTCGCGTGCGCGGCGCGACCGAGCGCTCCCTGCGGCTCGACGTCTCCCGCACGAGCGTCGACCCCGACGACGACGGGCTCGTCGATGCGGGGCGCGCCCGCGCCGGCTTCCTCGCCTACCTGGCCTCGCTCGCCTCGGCCTTCGACGACTACCTGGCCGCGCCGCGGTCGACGCTCGAGGCCGACCTCGTCGGGTTCCGCCAGGTGGCCGTGTTCGCGACGGACGAGGAGTGGCGAGAGGTCGCCGCGACGATCCGGGATGCCCTGCTCCCGCTCACCGAGCGCGCCGAGCGTCCGGACGGCGCACGGCGCCGCATCCTCGGCACCGTGAGCCTGCCGGTCGACTGA
- a CDS encoding CNNM domain-containing protein, with protein sequence MSEGIIVTLATIGLIALSAFFVIIEFALLGARRHRLEETAATDPSARAALRGVNELTLMLAGAQLGITACTFALGAITKPALDYWMGPIFESWGLPEWGAGALAFGLSLLIVTFLHLVVGEMAPKSWAIAHPETAAKVIGIPSRIYIWPFRPLLGWVNSIANRLVRASGVEPVESAAVGGQNVDTIRHLVELSARSGALEPEFRDSLEGVIDLETLRLDELVDASATPTAVPVTATVAEVQAAAAASGHMRILFGDPAAPGAEVPRVVHVRDTLLDEPEAAAAPFARDALVLAADTPVYETLARMRALSQQLAIVIDDGRVVGVVTLSDVLRKVLPQPEERIAAI encoded by the coding sequence ATGAGCGAGGGCATCATCGTCACGCTGGCCACCATCGGCCTCATCGCGCTCAGCGCCTTCTTCGTCATCATCGAGTTCGCCCTGCTCGGCGCCCGCCGCCACCGCCTCGAGGAGACGGCCGCGACCGACCCCTCGGCTCGGGCGGCCCTGCGCGGCGTCAACGAGCTCACGCTCATGCTCGCCGGCGCGCAGCTCGGCATCACCGCGTGCACCTTCGCGCTCGGCGCCATCACCAAGCCCGCGCTCGACTACTGGATGGGCCCGATCTTCGAGAGCTGGGGCCTGCCCGAGTGGGGCGCCGGCGCGCTCGCCTTCGGGTTGTCGCTGCTCATCGTCACCTTCCTGCACCTCGTCGTCGGCGAGATGGCCCCCAAGTCGTGGGCGATCGCGCACCCCGAGACCGCGGCGAAGGTCATCGGGATCCCGTCGCGCATCTACATCTGGCCGTTCCGTCCGCTGCTCGGCTGGGTCAACAGCATCGCCAACCGCCTCGTGCGCGCCTCGGGCGTCGAGCCCGTCGAGAGCGCGGCCGTCGGCGGGCAGAACGTCGACACCATCCGGCACCTCGTCGAGCTCTCCGCCCGCAGCGGGGCGCTCGAGCCCGAGTTCCGCGACTCGCTCGAGGGCGTCATCGACCTCGAGACGCTGCGCCTCGACGAGCTCGTCGACGCGAGCGCGACGCCGACCGCGGTGCCCGTGACGGCGACCGTCGCCGAGGTGCAGGCCGCCGCGGCCGCCTCGGGGCACATGCGCATCCTGTTCGGCGACCCGGCCGCCCCCGGCGCCGAGGTGCCGCGCGTCGTGCACGTGCGCGACACGCTGCTCGACGAGCCGGAGGCGGCCGCGGCGCCCTTCGCCCGCGACGCCCTCGTGCTCGCCGCCGACACCCCCGTGTACGAGACGCTCGCCCGCATGCGCGCGCTCAGCCAGCAGCTCGCCATCGTGATCGACGACGGTCGGGTCGTCGGCGTCGTCACGTTGTCGGACGTGCTGCGCAAGGTGCTGCCGCAGCCGGAGGAGCGGATCGCGGCGATCTAG
- a CDS encoding RNA polymerase sigma factor: protein MPDDGAPAAQAARRAVEAVWRIESPRLVASLVALTRDVDLAEDLAQEALVDALRQWPEQGVPRNPGAWLTAVAKRRAIDGWRRRSALDERYRGMAAQLEESAADPFDPIDDEMLRLVFLACHPVLTVEAQTALTLKLVAGLTSEQLARLFLVPVATMQQRIVRAKKALTAARAPFEVPDPSEWTTRLGGVLAVVYLVFTEGYAPTTGTATVQRELADEALRLGRRLAALLPREPEVHGLLALMELQRSRFAARTALDGSAILLEDQDRRRWDAAAIARGRTALARADAAAAARRTARGGYALQAAIAEQHAVAPSVAATDWAAIVLLYEVLGRAAPSPIVELNRAVAVSMSEGPATALRIVDGLAGDPRLGRSALLPGVRGELLTRLGRVDEARAALLLAAERAGNERQRAVLLAKASALDPAGA, encoded by the coding sequence ATGCCCGACGACGGCGCGCCCGCGGCGCAGGCTGCGCGGCGCGCCGTCGAGGCGGTCTGGCGCATCGAGTCGCCCCGCCTCGTGGCGAGCCTCGTCGCGCTGACCCGCGACGTCGACCTCGCCGAGGATCTCGCGCAGGAGGCGCTCGTCGACGCCCTGCGGCAGTGGCCGGAGCAAGGGGTGCCGAGGAACCCCGGCGCCTGGCTCACCGCGGTGGCGAAGCGGCGCGCGATCGACGGCTGGCGGCGCCGGAGCGCGCTCGACGAGCGCTACCGCGGCATGGCGGCGCAGCTCGAGGAGTCGGCGGCCGACCCCTTCGACCCGATCGACGACGAGATGCTGCGGCTCGTCTTCCTCGCCTGCCACCCCGTGCTGACCGTCGAGGCGCAGACCGCGCTGACGCTGAAGCTCGTGGCGGGGCTCACGAGCGAGCAGCTCGCCCGCCTGTTCCTCGTGCCCGTCGCGACCATGCAGCAGCGCATCGTGCGGGCGAAGAAGGCGCTCACCGCTGCGCGCGCCCCCTTCGAGGTGCCCGACCCGAGCGAGTGGACGACGCGGCTCGGCGGCGTGCTCGCGGTCGTGTACCTCGTCTTCACCGAGGGCTACGCGCCGACCACCGGCACCGCGACGGTGCAGCGCGAGCTCGCCGACGAGGCGCTGCGGCTCGGGCGCCGGCTGGCCGCCCTGCTCCCCCGCGAGCCGGAGGTGCACGGTCTGCTCGCCCTCATGGAGCTGCAGCGCTCGCGCTTCGCCGCCCGCACGGCGCTGGACGGCAGCGCCATCCTCCTCGAGGATCAGGACCGCCGACGATGGGATGCCGCCGCCATCGCCCGCGGACGCACCGCGCTCGCCCGGGCCGACGCCGCGGCCGCCGCGCGGCGCACCGCCCGCGGCGGCTACGCGCTCCAGGCGGCCATCGCCGAGCAGCACGCCGTCGCCCCGAGCGTCGCCGCCACCGATTGGGCCGCGATCGTGCTGCTCTACGAGGTGCTCGGCCGCGCCGCTCCGAGCCCGATCGTCGAGCTCAACCGCGCGGTCGCCGTGTCGATGTCCGAGGGCCCGGCGACCGCCCTTCGCATCGTGGACGGGCTCGCCGGCGACCCCCGGCTCGGGCGATCCGCGCTGCTGCCCGGCGTGCGCGGCGAGCTGCTGACCCGCCTCGGCCGCGTCGACGAGGCGCGCGCGGCGCTGCTGCTCGCCGCCGAGCGCGCGGGCAACGAGCGGCAGCGGGCGGTGCTGCTCGCCAAGGCGAGCGCGCTCGACCCGGCGGGGGCCTAG
- a CDS encoding alpha/beta hydrolase, whose product MTPAPVERPFERPFERHGAVRLLGVRRHVEQPTALAVLLAGSGPIDRDGDGRGLALGIQRQLAESLAGHGIESVRWDKRGVGASEGEFLTTGFDDLLDDALGVVDDALGGDLPVLVIGHSEGAALAARVAALRPGIAGAVMLSGYARSGLEVLRWQARALSGDLPRPLRALLRLLRTDLERQTEKNRQRLLRTTGDVERVGGARVNARWFREFMAYDPRADLDAASVPLLAVTGSLDLQSPPEDLAVIAARTGGSTRTVELEGVSHILRTQPRATLRTYRVDARRPIDERIVPLIAAWWSDLRDVSS is encoded by the coding sequence ATGACGCCGGCACCTGTCGAGCGGCCGTTCGAGCGGCCGTTCGAGCGGCACGGGGCCGTGCGGCTCCTCGGCGTGCGGCGGCACGTCGAGCAGCCGACCGCTCTCGCCGTGCTGCTCGCCGGCAGCGGCCCGATCGATCGCGACGGCGATGGCAGAGGCCTCGCGCTGGGCATCCAGCGTCAGCTCGCCGAGAGCCTCGCCGGCCACGGCATCGAGAGCGTGCGGTGGGACAAGCGCGGAGTCGGGGCGTCGGAGGGCGAGTTCCTGACGACGGGCTTCGACGATCTGCTCGACGACGCGCTCGGGGTCGTCGACGACGCGCTCGGCGGCGACCTGCCCGTGCTCGTCATCGGGCACAGCGAGGGCGCGGCGCTGGCGGCGCGCGTAGCTGCGCTGCGCCCCGGCATCGCCGGCGCCGTCATGCTCAGCGGCTATGCGCGCTCCGGTCTCGAGGTGCTGCGGTGGCAGGCGCGAGCCCTCTCGGGCGACCTCCCTCGCCCGCTGCGCGCGCTGCTGCGGCTGCTGCGCACCGACCTCGAGAGGCAGACCGAGAAGAACCGGCAGCGGCTGCTGCGCACGACCGGCGACGTCGAGCGCGTCGGCGGCGCGCGCGTCAACGCGCGGTGGTTCCGCGAGTTCATGGCCTACGACCCGCGCGCCGATCTCGACGCGGCCTCGGTGCCCCTCCTGGCGGTCACCGGGTCGCTCGACCTGCAATCCCCGCCCGAGGATCTCGCCGTGATCGCGGCGCGCACCGGCGGATCGACGCGCACCGTCGAGCTCGAGGGCGTCAGCCACATCCTCCGCACCCAGCCGCGCGCGACGCTGCGCACCTACCGGGTGGATGCTCGGCGCCCGATCGACGAGCGCATCGTGCCGCTCATCGCCGCGTGGTGGAGCGACCTGCGCGACGTCTCGTCCTGA
- a CDS encoding GNAT family N-acetyltransferase has product MREVDGEVRVSPASEALWGDLQLVLTGAAGRCQCERIRMGDREWWHLPVEQHRAVLRSEVGCDDPGDAGPGSGILRDPLRTIGLIAHLDGEPAGWCAVDARPAFRRLAGSPVPWAGRTESKTDETVWAIACLIVRSGFRDRGLTYPLVAAAVEHARARGARAIEGYPMLTHGERVTWDELNVGPVGPFLAAGFTEVSRPTKRRVVMRLELAGDE; this is encoded by the coding sequence ATGCGCGAGGTCGACGGCGAAGTGCGGGTATCCCCCGCGTCCGAGGCGCTCTGGGGCGACCTCCAACTCGTGCTGACGGGCGCCGCGGGGCGCTGCCAGTGCGAGCGCATCCGCATGGGCGACCGCGAGTGGTGGCACCTGCCCGTCGAGCAGCACCGTGCCGTGCTGCGCAGCGAGGTGGGGTGCGACGACCCGGGTGATGCCGGGCCCGGCAGCGGCATCCTGCGCGACCCGCTGCGCACGATCGGCCTGATCGCCCACCTCGACGGCGAGCCCGCCGGGTGGTGCGCGGTGGATGCCCGCCCCGCGTTCCGCCGTCTGGCCGGCAGCCCGGTGCCCTGGGCCGGCCGCACCGAGTCGAAGACCGACGAGACGGTCTGGGCGATCGCCTGCCTCATCGTCCGGAGCGGCTTCCGCGATCGCGGACTCACCTACCCGCTCGTGGCCGCCGCCGTCGAGCACGCGCGTGCCCGCGGTGCCCGGGCGATCGAGGGCTACCCCATGCTCACGCACGGCGAGCGCGTCACGTGGGACGAGCTCAACGTCGGACCGGTCGGGCCGTTCCTCGCCGCGGGGTTCACCGAGGTGAGCCGGCCGACGAAGCGCCGCGTCGTCATGCGCCTCGAGCTCGCCGGCGACGAGTAG
- a CDS encoding SRPBCC family protein, whose protein sequence is MPVISSEIEKDAMTLVLTAEFDAPPTRVWQLWADARQLEQWWGPPGWPASFPDHELAVGGYSPYAMTGPDGATSAAWMRFTLVDEPSALEFDDGFRGEDGEPDGSMPVMHGRVELEAVDGDRTRMVTRMRFDSLDDMERILGMGMIEGMSSAMGQIDALLRGDAPPRP, encoded by the coding sequence ATGCCCGTCATCAGTTCCGAGATCGAGAAGGACGCCATGACGCTGGTGCTCACGGCCGAGTTCGACGCCCCGCCGACGCGGGTCTGGCAGCTCTGGGCCGACGCGCGGCAGCTCGAGCAGTGGTGGGGGCCTCCCGGCTGGCCCGCCTCGTTCCCCGATCACGAGCTCGCGGTCGGCGGCTACTCGCCGTACGCCATGACGGGGCCGGACGGCGCGACGAGCGCGGCCTGGATGCGCTTCACGCTCGTCGACGAACCGAGCGCGCTCGAGTTCGATGACGGGTTCCGCGGGGAGGACGGCGAACCCGACGGCTCCATGCCGGTCATGCACGGCCGGGTCGAGCTCGAGGCGGTCGACGGCGACCGCACCCGCATGGTCACGCGCATGCGCTTCGACTCGCTCGACGACATGGAGCGGATCCTCGGCATGGGCATGATCGAAGGGATGTCGAGCGCGATGGGGCAGATCGACGCCCTGCTGAGGGGGGATGCTCCGCCGAGGCCCTAG
- a CDS encoding HNH endonuclease — MVHPNSRAARAARKRRRRMAAQTHDLTAAEWATLVAAWGGCAYCGTTDAALQKDCVQPISRGGRYTIDNVVPACASCNASKSNDEVTSWLRRKKLDERAFLERYVVVRQALGEASARG; from the coding sequence GTGGTGCACCCGAACAGCCGAGCCGCCCGTGCCGCGCGCAAGCGCAGGCGGCGCATGGCCGCGCAGACGCACGACCTCACCGCGGCCGAGTGGGCGACGCTCGTCGCGGCCTGGGGCGGCTGCGCGTACTGCGGCACGACCGATGCCGCGCTGCAGAAGGACTGCGTGCAGCCGATCTCGCGCGGCGGTCGCTACACGATCGACAACGTGGTGCCCGCCTGCGCCTCGTGCAACGCCAGCAAGAGCAACGACGAGGTGACGAGCTGGCTGCGGCGCAAGAAGCTCGACGAGCGGGCGTTCCTCGAGCGGTACGTCGTCGTGCGGCAGGCGCTCGGGGAGGCCTCGGCACGCGGATAG
- a CDS encoding YciI family protein, with the protein MPTYMLIMRTTDQAQAAAADIDMETVINQMGAYNAAMMEAGVMVGGDGLSDAAQGAVVTFGENDERVVTDGPYGETHELFNGFWMLDVPTQADAIEWAKRCPLGPGNALEVRRVTDESDFADFADNEYIQAEEGWREEIAAKQAEKG; encoded by the coding sequence ATGCCCACGTACATGCTCATCATGCGCACCACCGACCAGGCGCAGGCGGCCGCCGCCGACATTGACATGGAGACGGTCATCAACCAGATGGGCGCCTACAACGCCGCGATGATGGAGGCCGGCGTGATGGTCGGCGGCGACGGTCTGAGCGATGCCGCGCAGGGCGCCGTGGTGACGTTCGGCGAGAACGACGAGCGCGTCGTCACCGACGGCCCCTACGGCGAGACCCATGAGCTGTTCAACGGCTTCTGGATGCTCGACGTGCCGACCCAGGCCGATGCCATCGAGTGGGCGAAGCGCTGCCCCCTCGGCCCCGGCAACGCCCTCGAGGTGCGCCGCGTCACCGACGAGAGCGACTTCGCCGACTTCGCGGACAACGAGTACATCCAGGCCGAGGAGGGCTGGCGGGAGGAGATCGCCGCCAAGCAGGCCGAGAAGGGCTGA
- the argG gene encoding argininosuccinate synthase, translated as MSKVLTSLPVGERVGIAFSGGLDTSVAVAWMRDKGAIPCTYTGDLGQPDEPDVEAVPARAKEYGAEISRLVDAKSALVEEGLVALACGAFHIRSGGKAYFNTTPLGRAVTGTLLVRAMLEDGVEIWGDGSTYKGNDIERFYRYGLLANPRLRIYKPWLDADFVTELGGRQEMSEWLVEHGFPYRDSAEKAYSTDANIWGATHEAKTLEHLDVSLETVEPIMGVRFWDPAVEIAAEDVAVEFEEGRPVALNGVRFDDPVQLVLEANRIGGRHGLGMSDQIENRIIEAKSRGIYEAPGMALLHIAYERLLNGIHNEDTIANYHAEGRRLGRLMYEGRWLDPQSLMLRESIQKWVGSAVTGTVTLRLRCGDDYTILDTAGPTLSYAAEKLSMERVGDAAFGPTDRIGQLTMRNLDIADSRTRLEQYAAQGIIGGATAALVGRITAGLADDVTEPATPAQDAALGRAVDAANEASAFDSGTD; from the coding sequence GTGTCCAAGGTCCTGACTTCCCTGCCCGTCGGCGAGCGCGTCGGCATCGCCTTCTCCGGAGGTCTCGACACCTCCGTCGCCGTCGCGTGGATGCGCGACAAGGGCGCGATCCCCTGCACCTACACGGGCGACCTCGGGCAGCCGGACGAGCCCGACGTCGAGGCCGTGCCCGCGCGCGCGAAGGAGTACGGCGCCGAGATCAGCCGCCTCGTCGACGCGAAGTCGGCGCTCGTCGAGGAGGGCCTCGTCGCCCTCGCCTGCGGCGCCTTCCACATCCGCTCCGGCGGCAAGGCGTACTTCAACACGACCCCGCTCGGCCGCGCCGTCACCGGCACCCTGCTCGTGCGCGCCATGCTCGAGGACGGCGTCGAGATCTGGGGCGACGGCAGCACCTACAAGGGCAACGACATCGAGCGGTTCTACCGCTACGGTCTGCTCGCGAACCCGCGCCTGCGCATCTACAAGCCGTGGCTCGACGCCGACTTCGTCACCGAGCTCGGCGGGCGCCAGGAGATGAGCGAGTGGCTCGTCGAGCACGGGTTCCCGTACCGCGACTCGGCCGAGAAGGCCTACTCGACCGACGCCAACATCTGGGGCGCCACCCACGAGGCGAAGACGCTCGAGCACCTCGACGTCTCGCTCGAGACCGTCGAGCCGATCATGGGCGTGCGCTTCTGGGACCCTGCCGTCGAGATCGCCGCGGAGGACGTCGCCGTCGAGTTCGAGGAGGGCCGCCCCGTCGCTCTCAACGGCGTGCGCTTCGACGACCCCGTGCAGCTCGTGCTCGAGGCGAACCGCATCGGCGGCCGCCACGGTCTCGGCATGAGCGACCAGATCGAGAACCGCATCATCGAGGCCAAGAGCCGCGGCATCTACGAGGCCCCGGGCATGGCGCTGCTGCACATCGCCTACGAGCGGCTGCTGAACGGCATCCACAACGAGGACACGATCGCGAACTACCACGCGGAGGGCCGCCGCCTCGGGCGCCTCATGTACGAGGGCCGCTGGCTCGACCCGCAGTCGCTCATGCTGCGCGAGAGCATCCAGAAGTGGGTCGGCAGCGCCGTGACCGGCACCGTGACCCTGCGTCTGCGCTGCGGCGACGACTACACGATCCTCGACACCGCCGGCCCGACCCTGTCGTACGCCGCCGAGAAGCTCTCGATGGAGCGCGTGGGCGACGCCGCCTTCGGCCCGACCGACCGCATCGGTCAGCTCACGATGCGCAACCTCGACATCGCCGACTCGCGCACCCGCCTCGAGCAGTACGCGGCGCAGGGCATCATCGGCGGCGCGACCGCGGCGCTCGTCGGCCGCATCACGGCCGGTCTCGCCGACGATGTCACCGAGCCGGCGACGCCCGCGCAGGATGCCGCTCTCGGGCGCGCCGTCGACGCGGCCAACGAGGCCAGCGCCTTCGACTCGGGCACCGACTAG